The nucleotide window GCTCAATCACAAAAAGACGAAATTCCGACTCTAAAATCCATTCTGCTTGAACAACTCAAAACCACGCATGACCAAAAAGATTGGTTTGTGCCGCTAAATATCGCTTTGGAAGGATTGACGCCGGATCAGGCCAATTGGACGGATGGCAAAGGCAATCATTCCGTCGCTCAATTGGCGACGCATTTGATTTTCTGGAATGAACGGTCGCTGAAAAGATTTAATAATGCTTCAGTGCCGGATTTTACAGGAATGAACGATGAAACATTCACAGCCGTGACCAAAGAAACATGGCCGGCAACCATTGCTAAAGCCGATAGTGTTTTAAAAGCATGGGAAAAGATTGTAGAAACATCCGATGACGCGAAATTACAAAAATGGTACAGCACTATTGCCCATATCGGCGCTCACAACGCTTATCACATCGGCCAGATTATTTATATTCGTAAACAACAAGGTTCGTGGGACGCGAATAAGGGTGTGAAGTAGGAACGACGTTTATGAAAGCTATTTCCACTAAAACAGCCGAACATTATCAATGGGGCGATCATTGCGATGGTTATCATTTGGTCAAGTCGGACAAATTATCGGTAATCGAAGAAATCGTTCCGGCCGGCGCATCTGAAAAGAACCATTATCACGATCAGGCAACGCAGTTTTTTTATATTTTAAACGGAACCGGGACTCTGAAAATCAATGACGACATTGTCCAACTGAGTGCAGGGGAAGGCATTGTGATTGAACCCGGTACACCGCATCAATTTAGAAATGACTCCGATCGGGATGTTCGTTTTCTGGTTGTTTCGACTCCGAAAAGCCATGGGGACCGGCATGAAGTATCGTCGTAAAGATTTCTTTTCTTTCATCAAAACCTTTTTATATACTTCGTTCGAAAAAATCAATTATCCATCAGACTTGATAGCAAAATGAAAAAAATCCGGAAATTGGAACTGCTTTTAAAACATCTTTTTTCAGTTGTTAATGAAGGCGTTAATGTAATCCATGAGCGTCAATTTGAGAAAGAACTACTCGATCGCTATGGTATTAAGCAATTGCCAACCATCGATCTGTTTGAACTCTTTCCGGATTTTGAAGAAGGACTGTCGACGTATAGTTTCCTTGAAGGAACCTCGCTAGTGACGGATATCATGCTGTTAAAAAAAATTGCAAAAAATTATGAAAGATGTGAATACCTTGAAATCGGTTCATGGCGTGGCGAAAGTATTGTCAATGTGGCCGAATGTGCGGATCATTGCACGTCGATCACATTATCGCCTGACGAAATGCGTCTTAAAAACATACCTGCGGCATTCATTGATTTGCATGGTGTTTTTTCAAAGGGCGTCAAAAATGTAACCGAAATACTGCACGATTCGTTCACTTTCGATTTTCTTTCACTTGGAAAGAAATTTGACCTGATTTTTATCGACGGAGATCATACATACGAAGGCGTGTTGAATGACACGAAAAAGACGTTTGGATTACGGCGGGATATCACATCGGTTATCGTCTGGCATGATTACGGGTTTACGACTGAAACAGTCCGGCATTCCGTATTAAAAGGAATTTTAGATGGGATCCCTCAGGAGAAGCACAAACATTTATACCATGTTTCCAATACAATGAGTGCCGTGTATATCGAAAACAAAAGTTTTGCTTGTACTCAAACTCAATTTCCATCGGCTCCAAACAAGAAATTCTCGGTAAAAGTAAAAGCCTACCCGATATAATTCATCTTTTAAATAGTCAGATACCGTGTAGTTTACGCACCGAATTGGCGTAAGTGATGATCAAGATGTTTATACATTCCGGTTGCCCATTCCATTTCAGTCAGCGGTCCGAAAAA belongs to bacterium and includes:
- a CDS encoding DinB family protein: AQSQKDEIPTLKSILLEQLKTTHDQKDWFVPLNIALEGLTPDQANWTDGKGNHSVAQLATHLIFWNERSLKRFNNASVPDFTGMNDETFTAVTKETWPATIAKADSVLKAWEKIVETSDDAKLQKWYSTIAHIGAHNAYHIGQIIYIRKQQGSWDANKGVK
- a CDS encoding cupin domain-containing protein; amino-acid sequence: MKAISTKTAEHYQWGDHCDGYHLVKSDKLSVIEEIVPAGASEKNHYHDQATQFFYILNGTGTLKINDDIVQLSAGEGIVIEPGTPHQFRNDSDRDVRFLVVSTPKSHGDRHEVSS
- a CDS encoding class I SAM-dependent methyltransferase, which gives rise to MKKIRKLELLLKHLFSVVNEGVNVIHERQFEKELLDRYGIKQLPTIDLFELFPDFEEGLSTYSFLEGTSLVTDIMLLKKIAKNYERCEYLEIGSWRGESIVNVAECADHCTSITLSPDEMRLKNIPAAFIDLHGVFSKGVKNVTEILHDSFTFDFLSLGKKFDLIFIDGDHTYEGVLNDTKKTFGLRRDITSVIVWHDYGFTTETVRHSVLKGILDGIPQEKHKHLYHVSNTMSAVYIENKSFACTQTQFPSAPNKKFSVKVKAYPI